From a region of the Impatiens glandulifera chromosome 4, dImpGla2.1, whole genome shotgun sequence genome:
- the LOC124934968 gene encoding flowering-promoting factor 1-like protein 3, whose product MSGVWTFKNGVVRLVENPAGSDSNQSSSQRKKVLVHTSTDEVMTSYSVLERKLLALGWERYYDDPDLLQYHKRSTVHLISLPRNFSKFKSMHMYDIVVKNKNIFDVRDTTA is encoded by the coding sequence ATGTCTGGCGTTTGGACATTCAAAAATGGTGTGGTTCGCCTTGTCGAGAACCCTGCTGGTTCGGACTCCAACCAAAGCTCGAGCCAACGTAAGAAGGTCTTGGTCCATACATCCACTGACGAAGTGATGACTTCTTACTCGGTTCTTGAGAGGAAACTTCTCGCTTTAGGATGGGAGAGATATTACGATGATCCTGACCTACTTCAATATCATAAGAGATCGACAGTTCACCTTATTTCTCTCCCGAGGAACTTTAGTAAGTTTAAATCCATGCACATGTATGACATAGTTGTCAAGAATAAGAACATCTTTGATGTTAGAGATACTACCGCCTAG
- the LOC124935909 gene encoding vesicle-associated membrane protein 724 — translation MGQESFIYSFVARGTMVLAEYTEFTGNFPAIATQCLQKLPSSSNNKFTYNCDHHTFNFLVEDGYAYCVVAKELVGKQISIAYLERVKTDFKNRYGGGKADTAVAKSLNKEFGPIMKEHMQYIIDHAEEIEKLIKVKAQVSEVKSIMLENIDKTIERGENLTVLSDKAEDLRETANDFRKKGTKIRRKMWYQNVKIKLVVFGILLLLILLIWVSICHGFDCTN, via the exons atggggCAAGAATCGTTCATATACAGCTTCGTCGCACGAGGAACAATGGTGCTCGCCGAATACACCGAGTTCACTGGTAACTTCCCCGCGATTGCGACTCAATGTCTTCAAAAACTCCCTTCCTCATCCAACAACAAGTTCACTTACAACTGCGACCATCACACTTTTAACTTCTTAGTTGAAGATGGCTACG CATACTGTGTTGTTGCTAAAGAATTGGTTGGAAAGCAGATTTCAATTGCGTATTTGGAACGTGTCAAGACTGATTTCAAGAACAGATATGGTGGTGGTAAAGCAGATACTGCTGTTGCTAAAAGTCTCAATAAAGAGTTTGG ACCTATTATGAAAGAACACATGCAGTATATAATTGATCATGCTGAAGAAATCGAAAAGCTTATAAAAGTGAAGGCTCAAGTTTCTGAAGTGAAAAGCATTATGTTGGAAAATATCGATAAG ACTATCGAAAGGGGAGAAAATCTAACGGTTCTATCAGACAAGGCTGAGGATTTACGCGAGACA GCGAATGATTTCAGGAAAAAGGGCACGAAGATTAGAAGGAAGATGTGGTatcaaaatgtgaaaattaaGTTGGTTGTGTTTGGAATTCTATTGCTTCTAATTCTACTCATTTGGGTTTCCATTTGCCATGGTTTTGATTGTACAAATTAG